CGACGAGCTCTCGATCCGGTCCCCGTCGGGGCTGGATGGGGCCGCGGCAGGCAGGGTGAGCGTTGCCGTGAGGCTCGTCAAGGACGGCTCCGAGGTGGGGACGGTCTGGGCGACGGCCGTGGTGCGCCTCTACAGGGACGTGGTCGTGGCGCTGCGCAGGCTTCGCATAAACGACAGGATCGGGCCCGGTGACGTGAGGGTTGCAAGGGTGGAGTCGAGGCAGATACCGGCCACTGCGCTCGGGGACCCGGCGCAGGCCGTGGGCATGCTCGTGAAGAGGCCCATAAGGGCCGGGGCCGTCATAAGCTCCGAGTACGTGAAGCCCGAGCCGCTGGTGATGCGGGGAGACAGGGTCACGGTGCTCGCAACGAGCGGCGCGGTGAGGATAAAACTCCCGGCCGTGGCGCTCGAGGACGGCCATGCCGGCGCCACCATAGGGGTGCGCATGTCCACGGGCAAGAGGGTGGCCGGAAGGGTGGAGAGCGACGGCACCGTCACCGTCGTCTTCTGAACCGGGGAGCGGACCATGAGAAACGGCATCGTCACGGCGGCTCTCGCGGCCCTGATCATAAC
The genomic region above belongs to Deltaproteobacteria bacterium and contains:
- the flgA gene encoding flagellar basal body P-ring formation protein FlgA, which produces MRGVLTAVLAVLVAAPAAWPAVSPKRPSLKERVSEAVTGYILANSPWKDGELVVEDVVLRGGSVEGDFDELSIRSPSGLDGAAAGRVSVAVRLVKDGSEVGTVWATAVVRLYRDVVVALRRLRINDRIGPGDVRVARVESRQIPATALGDPAQAVGMLVKRPIRAGAVISSEYVKPEPLVMRGDRVTVLATSGAVRIKLPAVALEDGHAGATIGVRMSTGKRVAGRVESDGTVTVVF